The Gemmata palustris genome includes a region encoding these proteins:
- the rho gene encoding transcription termination factor Rho, protein MSDPRNSALGVLEMHPRGHGFLRNPARNYAPTPNDAYVPGPLIHKLNLAEGVMLGGALEPPRRGSGPRLASVTEIEGADPKLFRRRAWDELTPVDPTKWLRLETGPEPLTTRVMDMFTPIGMGQRGLIVAPPRSGKTVLLTHIAQAVITNHPNVHLMILLVDERPEEVTDIKRNIVRKAAEAGSTTPPPVEVIASSSDQNTANHTRLAELVVERAKRLTEQGKDSVVLLDSLTRLARAYNKTSGSGRTMSGGVDSKALDVPKRLFGAARAFEEGGTLTILGTALIETGSRMDEVIFQEFKGTGNMELVLNRALAERRVYPAIDLGASGTRKEERLLPAETLEQITLLRRSLMQQKPVEAMEGLVARLAKTKSNAEFLALMGKMGR, encoded by the coding sequence ATGTCTGATCCTCGCAACAGCGCGCTGGGCGTGCTGGAGATGCACCCACGGGGGCACGGGTTCCTTCGTAACCCCGCCAGGAACTATGCCCCCACGCCGAACGACGCCTATGTTCCCGGGCCGCTCATTCACAAGCTGAATCTCGCGGAGGGCGTGATGCTCGGCGGCGCGCTTGAGCCGCCGCGCCGCGGCTCGGGTCCGCGGCTCGCGTCCGTCACCGAGATCGAGGGGGCGGACCCGAAGTTATTCCGCCGCCGCGCCTGGGACGAACTCACGCCGGTCGACCCCACGAAGTGGCTGCGGCTCGAAACCGGCCCCGAGCCGCTCACCACGCGCGTGATGGACATGTTCACGCCCATCGGGATGGGCCAGCGCGGGCTGATCGTGGCCCCGCCGCGCTCGGGTAAGACGGTCCTGCTCACACACATCGCGCAGGCCGTCATCACCAACCACCCGAACGTTCACCTCATGATCTTGCTCGTGGACGAACGGCCCGAAGAGGTCACGGATATCAAGCGGAACATCGTGCGCAAGGCGGCCGAGGCCGGCTCCACGACCCCGCCGCCGGTCGAGGTGATCGCGTCCAGTTCCGACCAGAACACCGCGAACCACACCCGGCTCGCGGAACTCGTGGTGGAGCGCGCCAAGCGCCTGACCGAGCAGGGCAAGGACTCCGTCGTGCTGCTCGACAGCCTGACGCGCCTCGCCCGCGCGTACAACAAAACGTCCGGCAGCGGGCGCACGATGAGCGGCGGCGTGGACAGCAAGGCGCTCGACGTGCCGAAGCGCCTGTTCGGCGCGGCCCGCGCGTTCGAGGAGGGCGGCACCCTCACCATCTTGGGCACCGCGCTCATCGAAACCGGTAGCCGCATGGACGAGGTGATCTTTCAGGAGTTCAAGGGCACCGGGAACATGGAACTGGTGCTGAACCGGGCGCTGGCCGAGCGCCGCGTGTACCCCGCGATCGACCTCGGCGCGTCCGGGACGCGGAAGGAAGAGCGGCTCCTGCCGGCGGAAACGTTGGAGCAGATCACGCTCCTGCGCCGGAGCCTCATGCAGCAGAAGCCGGTCGAGGCGATGGAGGGCTTGGTCGCGCGGCTGGCGAAGACCAAATCCAACGCCGAGTTCCTCGCGCTCATGGGCAAAATGGGGCGCTGA
- a CDS encoding serine hydrolase domain-containing protein, whose amino-acid sequence MTGTANENLAPFDTLFTDFITDHKIPGAAVAITRAGKLVYARGFGYAKVAKKVDVQPDAPFRIASVSKPITGAAVVALAERGKVKLDDPVLKYVKLDPFLTGGAKVDEQWAKITVRQCLQHTGGWDRDKKGGFDPIAVPCRIAREMKLASDAPTPCDVVRYMMGRPLDFAPGSKMAYSNLGYLVLGRVIESVTGQKYEPWVRKNVLAPAGAGGMSLGRGVPEKRAKGEVCYYDSKKRTGRCLYAPRAGDQVPRPDGADNIEGFEAHGGWVGSAIDLVRFASAFDYDKKSPLLSATGITEMWARPDGEAGFDPEKHPRVTYYGCGWSVRPVGKAGKANTWHDGSIPGTGALLVRRWDGLNWAVLFNTDATAGGHHPSALIDEAMHATAGTIKQWPAGDLFEKFPAQEVK is encoded by the coding sequence ATGACGGGAACAGCAAACGAGAACCTCGCACCGTTCGATACGCTGTTCACCGACTTCATTACCGACCACAAGATTCCCGGCGCCGCGGTCGCGATCACGCGCGCCGGGAAGCTCGTTTACGCGCGCGGGTTCGGCTACGCCAAAGTCGCGAAGAAGGTGGACGTTCAGCCGGATGCGCCCTTTCGTATTGCGAGCGTCTCCAAGCCGATCACCGGCGCCGCGGTCGTGGCCCTCGCCGAACGGGGCAAGGTGAAGCTCGACGACCCGGTTCTCAAGTACGTGAAACTCGATCCCTTTCTGACCGGTGGGGCGAAGGTCGACGAGCAGTGGGCGAAAATCACCGTTCGCCAGTGCCTTCAGCACACCGGCGGCTGGGACCGCGACAAGAAGGGCGGGTTCGACCCGATCGCGGTCCCGTGCCGGATCGCCCGCGAGATGAAACTCGCGAGCGACGCGCCGACCCCGTGCGACGTCGTGCGGTACATGATGGGCCGCCCACTCGATTTCGCCCCGGGCTCGAAAATGGCGTACTCGAACCTCGGGTACCTCGTCCTCGGGCGCGTGATCGAATCGGTCACGGGCCAGAAGTACGAGCCGTGGGTCCGGAAGAACGTGCTCGCGCCGGCGGGCGCCGGGGGCATGTCGTTGGGGCGCGGGGTGCCGGAAAAGCGCGCGAAGGGCGAAGTCTGTTACTACGACTCGAAGAAGCGCACCGGGCGCTGCCTGTACGCGCCGCGGGCCGGGGACCAGGTGCCGCGCCCGGACGGGGCGGACAACATCGAGGGCTTCGAGGCGCACGGCGGCTGGGTCGGGTCGGCCATCGATCTGGTGCGGTTCGCGTCCGCGTTCGATTACGACAAAAAATCCCCGCTGCTCTCCGCGACCGGGATCACCGAAATGTGGGCGCGGCCCGATGGCGAGGCCGGATTCGACCCCGAGAAGCACCCCAGGGTTACGTATTACGGTTGTGGGTGGAGCGTGCGCCCCGTCGGGAAAGCGGGAAAGGCGAACACGTGGCACGACGGTTCGATCCCCGGTACGGGCGCGCTTCTGGTGCGCCGGTGGGACGGGCTGAACTGGGCGGTACTGTTCAACACCGATGCGACAGCCGGCGGTCACCACCCGTCCGCACTCATCGACGAAGCGATGCACGCCACCGCCGGAACCATTAAACAGTGGCCCGCGGGTGACTTGTTCGAGAAATTCCCCGCACAGGAAGTGAAGTAA